The following coding sequences lie in one Saccopteryx bilineata isolate mSacBil1 chromosome X, mSacBil1_pri_phased_curated, whole genome shotgun sequence genomic window:
- the TMEM185A gene encoding transmembrane protein 185A isoform X1 produces MNLRGLFQDFNPSKFLIYACLLLFSVLLALRLDGIIQWSYWAVFAPIWLWKLMVIVGASVGTGVWARNPQYRAEGETCVEFKAMLIAVGIHLLLLMFEVLVCDRIERGSHFWLLVFMPLFFVSPVSVAACVWGFRHDRSLELEILCSVNILQFIFIALRLDKIIHWPWLVVCVPLWILMSFLCLVVLYYIVWSVLFLRSMDVIAEQRRTHITMALSWMTIVVPLLTFEILLVHKLDGHNAFSCIPIFVPLWLSLITLMATTFGQKGGNHWWFGIRKDFCQFLLEVFPFLREYGNISYDLHHEDNEETEETPVPEPPKIAPLFRKKTRVVITQSPGKYVLPPPKLNIEMPD; encoded by the exons tAAATTCCTCATCTATGCCTGTCTGCTGCTATTTTCTGTGCTGCTGGCCCTTCGTCTGGATGGCATCATTCAGTGGAGTTACTGGGCTGTCTTTGCACCAATATGGCTATGGAAGTTAATGGTCATTGTTGGAGCCTCTGTTGGAACTGGAGTCTGGGCACGAAATCCCCAGTATCG AGCAGAAGGAGAAACATGTGTGGAGTTTAAAGCCATGCTGATTGCAGTGGGCATCCACTTACTCCTGTTAATGTTTGAAGTGCTGGTCTGTGACAGGATCGAGCGAGGCAGCCATTTCTGGCTTCTGGTATTCATGCCACTGTTCTTTGTTTCCCCGGTGTCTGTTGCAGCTTGTGTGTGGGGCTTTCGACATGACAGGTCACTGGAG TTAGAAATCCTGTGTTCTGTCAACATTCTCCAGTTTATATTCATTGCCTTAAGACTGGACAAGATCATCCACTGGCCCTGGCTT gTTGTGTGTGTCCCCCTGTGGATTCTCATGTCCTTTCTGTGCCTGGTGGTTCTCTATTATATTGTGTGGTCTGTCCTATTTCTGCGATCCATGGATGTGATTGCAGAACAGCGAAGGACACACATAACAATGGCACTGAGCTGGATGACCATTGTCGTGCCTCTCCTTACTTTTGAG aTCCTGTTGGTTCACAAACTGGATGGCCACAATGCATTCTCTTGTATCCCAATATTTGTCCCCCTTTGGCTTTCCTTGATCACTCTGATGGCAACCACATTTGGACAGAAGGGAGGAAACCACT GGTGGTTTGGTATTCGTAAGGATTTCTGTCAGTTTCTCCTCGAAGTCTTCCCATTTTTAAGAGAATATGGAAACATTTCTTATGACCTCCATCATGAAgataatgaagaaactgaagaaacccCAGTTCCAGAACCTCCTAAAATTGCTCCTCTGTTTCGAAAGAAGACCAGGGTAGTTATCACCCAGAGTCCTGGGAAGTATGTCCTCCCACCTCCCAAATTAAACATTGAAATGCCAGATTAA
- the TMEM185A gene encoding transmembrane protein 185A isoform X2 — MVIVGASVGTGVWARNPQYRAEGETCVEFKAMLIAVGIHLLLLMFEVLVCDRIERGSHFWLLVFMPLFFVSPVSVAACVWGFRHDRSLELEILCSVNILQFIFIALRLDKIIHWPWLVVCVPLWILMSFLCLVVLYYIVWSVLFLRSMDVIAEQRRTHITMALSWMTIVVPLLTFEILLVHKLDGHNAFSCIPIFVPLWLSLITLMATTFGQKGGNHWWFGIRKDFCQFLLEVFPFLREYGNISYDLHHEDNEETEETPVPEPPKIAPLFRKKTRVVITQSPGKYVLPPPKLNIEMPD; from the exons ATGGTCATTGTTGGAGCCTCTGTTGGAACTGGAGTCTGGGCACGAAATCCCCAGTATCG AGCAGAAGGAGAAACATGTGTGGAGTTTAAAGCCATGCTGATTGCAGTGGGCATCCACTTACTCCTGTTAATGTTTGAAGTGCTGGTCTGTGACAGGATCGAGCGAGGCAGCCATTTCTGGCTTCTGGTATTCATGCCACTGTTCTTTGTTTCCCCGGTGTCTGTTGCAGCTTGTGTGTGGGGCTTTCGACATGACAGGTCACTGGAG TTAGAAATCCTGTGTTCTGTCAACATTCTCCAGTTTATATTCATTGCCTTAAGACTGGACAAGATCATCCACTGGCCCTGGCTT gTTGTGTGTGTCCCCCTGTGGATTCTCATGTCCTTTCTGTGCCTGGTGGTTCTCTATTATATTGTGTGGTCTGTCCTATTTCTGCGATCCATGGATGTGATTGCAGAACAGCGAAGGACACACATAACAATGGCACTGAGCTGGATGACCATTGTCGTGCCTCTCCTTACTTTTGAG aTCCTGTTGGTTCACAAACTGGATGGCCACAATGCATTCTCTTGTATCCCAATATTTGTCCCCCTTTGGCTTTCCTTGATCACTCTGATGGCAACCACATTTGGACAGAAGGGAGGAAACCACT GGTGGTTTGGTATTCGTAAGGATTTCTGTCAGTTTCTCCTCGAAGTCTTCCCATTTTTAAGAGAATATGGAAACATTTCTTATGACCTCCATCATGAAgataatgaagaaactgaagaaacccCAGTTCCAGAACCTCCTAAAATTGCTCCTCTGTTTCGAAAGAAGACCAGGGTAGTTATCACCCAGAGTCCTGGGAAGTATGTCCTCCCACCTCCCAAATTAAACATTGAAATGCCAGATTAA
- the TMEM185A gene encoding transmembrane protein 185A isoform X3 has translation MNLRGLFQDFNPRAEGETCVEFKAMLIAVGIHLLLLMFEVLVCDRIERGSHFWLLVFMPLFFVSPVSVAACVWGFRHDRSLELEILCSVNILQFIFIALRLDKIIHWPWLVVCVPLWILMSFLCLVVLYYIVWSVLFLRSMDVIAEQRRTHITMALSWMTIVVPLLTFEILLVHKLDGHNAFSCIPIFVPLWLSLITLMATTFGQKGGNHWWFGIRKDFCQFLLEVFPFLREYGNISYDLHHEDNEETEETPVPEPPKIAPLFRKKTRVVITQSPGKYVLPPPKLNIEMPD, from the exons AGCAGAAGGAGAAACATGTGTGGAGTTTAAAGCCATGCTGATTGCAGTGGGCATCCACTTACTCCTGTTAATGTTTGAAGTGCTGGTCTGTGACAGGATCGAGCGAGGCAGCCATTTCTGGCTTCTGGTATTCATGCCACTGTTCTTTGTTTCCCCGGTGTCTGTTGCAGCTTGTGTGTGGGGCTTTCGACATGACAGGTCACTGGAG TTAGAAATCCTGTGTTCTGTCAACATTCTCCAGTTTATATTCATTGCCTTAAGACTGGACAAGATCATCCACTGGCCCTGGCTT gTTGTGTGTGTCCCCCTGTGGATTCTCATGTCCTTTCTGTGCCTGGTGGTTCTCTATTATATTGTGTGGTCTGTCCTATTTCTGCGATCCATGGATGTGATTGCAGAACAGCGAAGGACACACATAACAATGGCACTGAGCTGGATGACCATTGTCGTGCCTCTCCTTACTTTTGAG aTCCTGTTGGTTCACAAACTGGATGGCCACAATGCATTCTCTTGTATCCCAATATTTGTCCCCCTTTGGCTTTCCTTGATCACTCTGATGGCAACCACATTTGGACAGAAGGGAGGAAACCACT GGTGGTTTGGTATTCGTAAGGATTTCTGTCAGTTTCTCCTCGAAGTCTTCCCATTTTTAAGAGAATATGGAAACATTTCTTATGACCTCCATCATGAAgataatgaagaaactgaagaaacccCAGTTCCAGAACCTCCTAAAATTGCTCCTCTGTTTCGAAAGAAGACCAGGGTAGTTATCACCCAGAGTCCTGGGAAGTATGTCCTCCCACCTCCCAAATTAAACATTGAAATGCCAGATTAA